One Tolypothrix bouteillei VB521301 DNA window includes the following coding sequences:
- a CDS encoding cyclic nucleotide-binding domain-containing thioredoxin-disulfide reductase, with protein sequence MALEHHPIAFPKLDDEQIVALGKFAKLKAFQAGETLFAEGTPNYQFFAIKRGEVAIVDRSSGHDRIVTIHEPGEFTGDVDILTGRPAVVRAIAHSNCKVYEIAADDLRRILNEMPRLSDVLLRAFLMRCQLLEESGFVAVRVVGSRYSPETHRIREFLAKNKVPFTWIDLENDPQVDTLLTQFRISEDETPVVICGNDKLLKNPSMAELADCLGIKKPIEHTIYDLVVVGAGPAGLAAAIYGASEGLKTLVLDKMGPGGQAGSSSKIENYMGFPTGLSGSDLANRAAIQAEKFGAILTAPAEVVQLSRETGYYALRLESGEEISAKCILICAGASYRKLAVEGYDRFEGSGIYYAATTVEALLCQDAQVVVVGGGNSAGQAAVFLSEQTQKVFLLIRGGDLGKTMSHYLVQRIEQTPNIEVQCYTEICKMYGNKWLEAVEVFCSQTGQADTIKCLAIFVFIGAVPHTKWLPEAIQCDRNGFVKTGLRVMESGEWTLRRQPFLLETSLPGIFAAGDVRLGSIKRVASAVGEGAMAVQFVHEYLASS encoded by the coding sequence ATGGCATTAGAGCATCACCCGATCGCGTTTCCCAAACTCGACGATGAACAGATCGTGGCATTGGGCAAATTCGCCAAACTTAAAGCATTTCAGGCAGGCGAGACACTGTTTGCGGAAGGCACACCAAATTACCAATTCTTCGCGATCAAGCGTGGTGAAGTTGCGATCGTCGATCGTTCCTCTGGTCACGATCGGATCGTCACAATCCACGAGCCGGGGGAGTTTACGGGGGATGTGGATATTTTGACAGGTAGACCGGCTGTTGTTAGGGCGATCGCCCACTCCAACTGTAAGGTGTATGAGATTGCAGCAGACGATCTACGACGGATTTTGAATGAAATGCCACGACTGAGTGATGTCTTACTCCGGGCATTTCTGATGCGCTGTCAGTTGCTTGAGGAATCCGGCTTTGTAGCCGTCAGGGTGGTCGGTTCACGCTATTCCCCTGAAACTCATCGAATTCGCGAGTTTCTGGCGAAAAATAAGGTTCCCTTTACCTGGATCGATCTGGAAAACGATCCTCAAGTTGACACACTGCTGACACAGTTCAGGATCAGTGAAGATGAAACCCCAGTTGTGATTTGCGGCAACGATAAGCTACTGAAAAATCCTTCGATGGCTGAGTTGGCTGACTGCCTCGGCATTAAAAAACCGATCGAACACACCATCTATGATTTGGTAGTCGTGGGCGCGGGTCCGGCGGGGTTGGCGGCAGCGATTTACGGCGCATCGGAGGGCTTGAAAACCCTCGTATTGGACAAAATGGGTCCGGGTGGGCAGGCGGGCAGCAGTTCCAAAATCGAGAATTACATGGGCTTTCCAACGGGTCTTTCCGGTAGCGATCTGGCAAATCGAGCCGCGATCCAGGCTGAGAAATTTGGGGCTATATTAACGGCACCAGCGGAAGTAGTTCAACTGAGCCGTGAAACTGGGTACTACGCGCTGCGACTAGAGAGCGGCGAAGAAATCTCTGCTAAATGCATTCTAATCTGCGCGGGTGCGTCCTATCGCAAACTTGCCGTTGAGGGCTACGATCGCTTTGAAGGCTCCGGCATTTACTACGCAGCGACAACGGTGGAAGCTCTGCTGTGCCAGGATGCCCAGGTGGTCGTCGTGGGTGGCGGCAATTCTGCGGGTCAGGCGGCAGTTTTCCTCTCCGAACAGACTCAAAAAGTCTTTTTGCTAATTCGGGGCGGTGATCTGGGAAAAACCATGTCTCATTACCTGGTGCAGCGGATTGAGCAAACGCCCAACATCGAAGTGCAATGCTACACCGAAATCTGCAAAATGTACGGCAACAAGTGGCTCGAAGCCGTTGAGGTGTTTTGCAGTCAAACCGGACAAGCTGACACGATTAAATGTTTGGCAATCTTTGTCTTTATCGGTGCTGTGCCGCATACGAAATGGTTGCCAGAAGCCATTCAGTGCGATCGCAACGGGTTTGTCAAGACAGGTCTGCGAGTGATGGAGTCAGGCGAGTGGACGCTGCGTCGCCAACCCTTTCTGCTGGAGACCAGTCTTCCCGGCATTTTTGCAGCGGGAGACGTGCGGCTGGGTTCCATCAAGCGGGTGGCTTCTGCCGTCGGAGAAGGGGCAATGGCAGTGCAGTTCGTTCATGAGTACCTGGCTTCCAGTTAA